A region from the Dendropsophus ebraccatus isolate aDenEbr1 chromosome 1, aDenEbr1.pat, whole genome shotgun sequence genome encodes:
- the HK3 gene encoding hexokinase-3 isoform X2, producing the protein MDKPGAGLVENAQQSVCEEVQKCLQPLFLTQKQLEAVRDIMAANMERGLKAEPDRPSTLKMLPTFVRSTPLGTEDGEFLVLDLGGAKFRIVYVMLDGLQGVKMDNEVYDIPEERMTGTGQKLFDHVAECLGSFLEQRNLKQKIFPLGFTFSFPCLQSQLDKSVLISWTKGFRCSGVEGEDVVQLLKDAIDRRGDYKVDVVAIVNDTVGTMMSCGYKDHSCEVGFIVGTGTNVCYMEEMGNVEAVEEDEGKMCVNVEWGGLGDDGGLKEIETEYDREVDQKSHTPGKQRFDKMISGMYMGEIVRHILIKLAKKELLFQGITTAQLLAKEAIHTKDVSEIENEKSGLAKAKALLISLGLNPTEQDCEQVKCVCSAVSTRSAKLCAAGLAAVANRIRNNHHDPMGRITVGVDGSVYKTNPKFGEHLSQTLKELAPDCQIKFIVSEDGSGKGTAIVTAVAQRVAEQRKLIDKILEPFIMTQAKLAEVQKRMRNEMEKGLRKLTQPEAIVKMLPTFVRGTPNGTERGEFLALDLGGTNFRVLYMHLGIRNEGGIQMISKTFALSTEIIQGTGEELFDHIVDCITEFQEENNLQGKRLPLGFTFSFPCKQNSLDQGILISWTKGFSASGCVGEDVVRLLREAAIRKRNSDFYVIALVNDTVGTMMSCGYDDPTCEVGLIVGTGTNACYMEEMKNVELLDGDDGQMCINMEWGAFGDNGCLTDITTTFDQDVDTNSINPGKQRYEKMISGMYLGEIVRKVLIKLTQEKVLFGGKISEKLNTSSLFPTKFLSKIESDTLGLLQVRSILAELGLKSTCDDTVLVKEVCCTVSRRAAQLCASGIASVVEKMRENRSLEHLSITVGVDGTLYKLHPHFAGVVKKTVKMLAPKCEVTFRLSEDGSGKGAALITAVACRVAGAEPLPA; encoded by the exons AAGACGGTGAATTCTTAGTACTTGACCTTGGAGGGGCCAAATTTAGAATTGTTTATGTGATGTTGGATGGCTTACAGGGAGTAAAGATGGATAATGAAGTATATGACATCCCAGAGGAAAGAATGACTGGGACAGGGCAGAAG CTGTTTGATCATGTTGCTGAATGTCTTGGAAGTTTCCTTGAGCAACGAAACCTTAAGCAGAAAATCTTCCCCCTTGGGTTCACTTTTTCATTCCCCTGTctgcagagtcagttagacaaG AGTGTTCTTATTTCTTGGACTAAAGGATTTCGCTGTTCTGGTGTGGAAGGAGAGGATGTGGTTCAACTGTTAAAAGATGCCATTGACAGGCGAGGG GATTATAAAGTTGATGTTGTTGCCATTGTCAATGATACCGTTGGGACTATGATGAGTTGTGGCTACAAAGATCATAGTTGTGAGGTTGGCTTTATTGTTG GTACTGGCACTAACGTCTGCTACATGGAGGAGATGGGCAATGTGGAAGCTGTTGAAGAAGATGAAGGGAAAATGTGTGTTAATGTGGAATGGGGAGGACTTGGTGATGATGGCGGGTTAAAAGAGATTGAAACTGAGTATGATCGGGAAGTAGACCAGAAATCCCATACACCTGGAAAGCAAAG GTTTGATAAGATGATCAGTGGCATGTACATGGGAGAAATTGTGCGTCACATACTTATTAAACTGGCCAAGAAAGAACTATTGTTTCAAGGCATCACAACAGCTCAACTACTTGCTAAAGAAGCAATACATACCAAGGACGTGTCAGAAATCGAGAA TGAAAAGTCTGGCCTAGCAAAGGCTAAAGCTCTTTTGATATCATTGGGATTGAATCCGACTGAGCAAGACTGCGAACAGGTGAAGTGTGTCTGCAGTGCTGTGTCCACAAGATCTGCAAAGTTGTGTGCGGCTGGACTTGCTGCAGTTGCCAATCGCATCAGGAATAATCATCATGACCCAATGGGGCGTATCACAGTAGGAGTGGATGGTTCTGTTTATAAAACAAACCCAAA ATTTGGTGAACATCTCAGTCAGACGCTGAAAGAGTTAGCTCCAGACTGCCAGATAAAGTTTATAGTGTCTGAGGATGGAAGTGGAAAAGGCACAGCCATAGTAACTGCTGTAGCACAACGTGTTGCTGAGCAAAGAAAGTTAATTGATAAAATCTTAGAACCTTTTATTATGACCCAGGCAAAACTAgccgaggtacaaaaacgtatgAGAAATGAAATGGAAAAGGGTCTCCGGAAATTGACGCAACCAGAAGCTATTGTAAAGATGCTCCCCACATTTGTGCGTGGTACACCAAATGGAACAG AACGGGGAGAATTTCTGGCGCTTGACTTAGGAGGAACCAATTTTCGTGTTTTATATATGCATTTGGGCATAAGAAATGAAGGAGGAATACAAATGATAAGCAAGACTTTTGCTTTGTCCACCGAAATAATCCAAGGAACTGGAGAagag ctctttGATCACATAGTGGATTGTATCACAGAATTTCAAGAAGAAAATAATCTTCAAGGGAAAAGATTGCCTTTGGGTTTTACATTCTCCTTTCCCTGTAAGCAGAACAGTCTAGATCAG GGCATCCTTATATCTTGGACAAAGGGTTTCAGTGCTTCAGGATGTGTGGGAGAGGATGTGGTCAGGCTACTCCGAGAAGCTGCTATCAGAAAACGG aactcTGATTTTTATGTTATAGCACTTGTGAACGATACTGTGGGAACAATGATGTCCTGTGGATATGATGACCCAACCTGTGAAGTAGGCCTGATAGTAG GTACAGGGACTAATGCTTGCTATATGGAGGAAATGAAAAATGTGGAACTGCTTGATGGAGATGATGGACAAATGTGTATAAATATGGAATGGGGAGCATTTGGAGACAATGGCTGCCTGACTGATATCACCACTACGTTTGATCAAGATGTTGACACCAACTCTATTAATCCAGGGAAACAAAG ATATGAGAAGATGATCAGTGGAATGTACTTAGGAGAGATTGTGCGCAAGGTTCTAATAAAACTCACTCAAGAAAAAGTTTTATTTGGTGGCAAAATCTCTGAGAAGCTCAATACAAGCAGCCTCTTTCCTACAAAGTTCCTATCAAAAATTGAAAG TGATACCCTTGGCTTACTGCAGGTTCGCTCCATCCTAGCGGAGTTGGGCCTAAAGAGCACATGTGATGATACAGTGCTGGTAAAGGAGGTTTGCTGCACAGTGTCAAGAAGAGCAGCTCAGCTATGTGCTTCTGGCATTGCTTCTGTGGTAGAGAAGATGAGAGAAAATCGCAGCCTTGAGCATCTCAGTATCACTGTAGGAGTGGATGGAACCCTGTACAAGCTGCATCCCCA CTTTGCTGGAGTGGTTAAGAAGACTGTGAAGATGCTGGCCCCAAAATGTGAAGTGACCTTCCGTCTTTCTGAAGATGGCTCTGGAAAAGGAGCAGCTTTAATTACTGCAGTCGCCTGCCGTGTGGCTGGTGCCGAGCCACTGCCAGCCTAA
- the HK3 gene encoding hexokinase-3 isoform X1 has product MEHQAMDKPGAGLVENAQQSVCEEVQKCLQPLFLTQKQLEAVRDIMAANMERGLKAEPDRPSTLKMLPTFVRSTPLGTEDGEFLVLDLGGAKFRIVYVMLDGLQGVKMDNEVYDIPEERMTGTGQKLFDHVAECLGSFLEQRNLKQKIFPLGFTFSFPCLQSQLDKSVLISWTKGFRCSGVEGEDVVQLLKDAIDRRGDYKVDVVAIVNDTVGTMMSCGYKDHSCEVGFIVGTGTNVCYMEEMGNVEAVEEDEGKMCVNVEWGGLGDDGGLKEIETEYDREVDQKSHTPGKQRFDKMISGMYMGEIVRHILIKLAKKELLFQGITTAQLLAKEAIHTKDVSEIENEKSGLAKAKALLISLGLNPTEQDCEQVKCVCSAVSTRSAKLCAAGLAAVANRIRNNHHDPMGRITVGVDGSVYKTNPKFGEHLSQTLKELAPDCQIKFIVSEDGSGKGTAIVTAVAQRVAEQRKLIDKILEPFIMTQAKLAEVQKRMRNEMEKGLRKLTQPEAIVKMLPTFVRGTPNGTERGEFLALDLGGTNFRVLYMHLGIRNEGGIQMISKTFALSTEIIQGTGEELFDHIVDCITEFQEENNLQGKRLPLGFTFSFPCKQNSLDQGILISWTKGFSASGCVGEDVVRLLREAAIRKRNSDFYVIALVNDTVGTMMSCGYDDPTCEVGLIVGTGTNACYMEEMKNVELLDGDDGQMCINMEWGAFGDNGCLTDITTTFDQDVDTNSINPGKQRYEKMISGMYLGEIVRKVLIKLTQEKVLFGGKISEKLNTSSLFPTKFLSKIESDTLGLLQVRSILAELGLKSTCDDTVLVKEVCCTVSRRAAQLCASGIASVVEKMRENRSLEHLSITVGVDGTLYKLHPHFAGVVKKTVKMLAPKCEVTFRLSEDGSGKGAALITAVACRVAGAEPLPA; this is encoded by the exons AAGACGGTGAATTCTTAGTACTTGACCTTGGAGGGGCCAAATTTAGAATTGTTTATGTGATGTTGGATGGCTTACAGGGAGTAAAGATGGATAATGAAGTATATGACATCCCAGAGGAAAGAATGACTGGGACAGGGCAGAAG CTGTTTGATCATGTTGCTGAATGTCTTGGAAGTTTCCTTGAGCAACGAAACCTTAAGCAGAAAATCTTCCCCCTTGGGTTCACTTTTTCATTCCCCTGTctgcagagtcagttagacaaG AGTGTTCTTATTTCTTGGACTAAAGGATTTCGCTGTTCTGGTGTGGAAGGAGAGGATGTGGTTCAACTGTTAAAAGATGCCATTGACAGGCGAGGG GATTATAAAGTTGATGTTGTTGCCATTGTCAATGATACCGTTGGGACTATGATGAGTTGTGGCTACAAAGATCATAGTTGTGAGGTTGGCTTTATTGTTG GTACTGGCACTAACGTCTGCTACATGGAGGAGATGGGCAATGTGGAAGCTGTTGAAGAAGATGAAGGGAAAATGTGTGTTAATGTGGAATGGGGAGGACTTGGTGATGATGGCGGGTTAAAAGAGATTGAAACTGAGTATGATCGGGAAGTAGACCAGAAATCCCATACACCTGGAAAGCAAAG GTTTGATAAGATGATCAGTGGCATGTACATGGGAGAAATTGTGCGTCACATACTTATTAAACTGGCCAAGAAAGAACTATTGTTTCAAGGCATCACAACAGCTCAACTACTTGCTAAAGAAGCAATACATACCAAGGACGTGTCAGAAATCGAGAA TGAAAAGTCTGGCCTAGCAAAGGCTAAAGCTCTTTTGATATCATTGGGATTGAATCCGACTGAGCAAGACTGCGAACAGGTGAAGTGTGTCTGCAGTGCTGTGTCCACAAGATCTGCAAAGTTGTGTGCGGCTGGACTTGCTGCAGTTGCCAATCGCATCAGGAATAATCATCATGACCCAATGGGGCGTATCACAGTAGGAGTGGATGGTTCTGTTTATAAAACAAACCCAAA ATTTGGTGAACATCTCAGTCAGACGCTGAAAGAGTTAGCTCCAGACTGCCAGATAAAGTTTATAGTGTCTGAGGATGGAAGTGGAAAAGGCACAGCCATAGTAACTGCTGTAGCACAACGTGTTGCTGAGCAAAGAAAGTTAATTGATAAAATCTTAGAACCTTTTATTATGACCCAGGCAAAACTAgccgaggtacaaaaacgtatgAGAAATGAAATGGAAAAGGGTCTCCGGAAATTGACGCAACCAGAAGCTATTGTAAAGATGCTCCCCACATTTGTGCGTGGTACACCAAATGGAACAG AACGGGGAGAATTTCTGGCGCTTGACTTAGGAGGAACCAATTTTCGTGTTTTATATATGCATTTGGGCATAAGAAATGAAGGAGGAATACAAATGATAAGCAAGACTTTTGCTTTGTCCACCGAAATAATCCAAGGAACTGGAGAagag ctctttGATCACATAGTGGATTGTATCACAGAATTTCAAGAAGAAAATAATCTTCAAGGGAAAAGATTGCCTTTGGGTTTTACATTCTCCTTTCCCTGTAAGCAGAACAGTCTAGATCAG GGCATCCTTATATCTTGGACAAAGGGTTTCAGTGCTTCAGGATGTGTGGGAGAGGATGTGGTCAGGCTACTCCGAGAAGCTGCTATCAGAAAACGG aactcTGATTTTTATGTTATAGCACTTGTGAACGATACTGTGGGAACAATGATGTCCTGTGGATATGATGACCCAACCTGTGAAGTAGGCCTGATAGTAG GTACAGGGACTAATGCTTGCTATATGGAGGAAATGAAAAATGTGGAACTGCTTGATGGAGATGATGGACAAATGTGTATAAATATGGAATGGGGAGCATTTGGAGACAATGGCTGCCTGACTGATATCACCACTACGTTTGATCAAGATGTTGACACCAACTCTATTAATCCAGGGAAACAAAG ATATGAGAAGATGATCAGTGGAATGTACTTAGGAGAGATTGTGCGCAAGGTTCTAATAAAACTCACTCAAGAAAAAGTTTTATTTGGTGGCAAAATCTCTGAGAAGCTCAATACAAGCAGCCTCTTTCCTACAAAGTTCCTATCAAAAATTGAAAG TGATACCCTTGGCTTACTGCAGGTTCGCTCCATCCTAGCGGAGTTGGGCCTAAAGAGCACATGTGATGATACAGTGCTGGTAAAGGAGGTTTGCTGCACAGTGTCAAGAAGAGCAGCTCAGCTATGTGCTTCTGGCATTGCTTCTGTGGTAGAGAAGATGAGAGAAAATCGCAGCCTTGAGCATCTCAGTATCACTGTAGGAGTGGATGGAACCCTGTACAAGCTGCATCCCCA CTTTGCTGGAGTGGTTAAGAAGACTGTGAAGATGCTGGCCCCAAAATGTGAAGTGACCTTCCGTCTTTCTGAAGATGGCTCTGGAAAAGGAGCAGCTTTAATTACTGCAGTCGCCTGCCGTGTGGCTGGTGCCGAGCCACTGCCAGCCTAA